In Arctopsyche grandis isolate Sample6627 chromosome 13, ASM5162203v2, whole genome shotgun sequence, one DNA window encodes the following:
- the LOC143921413 gene encoding kelch domain-containing protein 4 has protein sequence MGKKDKKKKVSGAVKTATKTEKKLESKRKKELADIGEEDIEEIVAKIEREEAKRLAVVETTVSPPSPRVNATLLPHPTNTSELILFGGEYHDGKKTYVYNNLFVYNIAKNEWRIIKAPGAPPPRSAHQAVTLSSNKGELWIFGGEYTSPTEMQFYHYKDLWLYSLSDKKWQKVESPGCPTSRSGHRMTSLRKQLIVFGGYHDNGRNYKYYNDLFVFCTDTRIWRKIETLGNGPCPRSACLLMPTGQDTLVVYGGYSRVKEGKADRGVTHGDLFRLVATTSSGPNSTQPTNYRWDSLKGGSQRPTPPRSSFSACLAPGNKCYVFGGVLDMEETEELLTGEMFNSLHCLELDNGVWRNVTFKPQKVAKIQKEGENKEVEEEEEEKVDDPITVCSDGIFTMTLSGAKSSADKGTANVVGNEGSSSVEGPCPRMNAMIAVQKSTLYLYGGILEKGEKQFTLSDMYCLDLHKLEGWKTLSSQPSLPEWLGSDSEEEGEEDEGSESEESGSEETESD, from the exons ATGGGAAAAAAAGATAAGAAGAAAAAAGTGAGTGGTGCCGTTAAAACAGCCACCAAAACTGAAAAGAAACTCGAATCAAAAAGAAAGAAGGAATTAGCCGATATTGGAGAA GAAGACATTGAAGAAATCGTAGCCAAGATAGAACGAGAGGAAGCTAAACGTCTCGCCGTCGTTGAGACGACCGTCTCTCCTCCTTCACCGAGAGTCAACGCCACATTACTTCCACATCCTACAAACACATCCGAACTTATTCTATTCGGCGGAGAGTATCACGACGGCAAAAAGACTTACGTGTATAACAATCTATTCGTATACAACATAGCCAAGAACGAATGGCGCATTATCAAAGCTCCAGGAGCCCCACCTCCGAGAAGTGCACACCAGGCGGTTACTCTATCGTCGAATAA AGGTGAACTATGGATATTTGGCGGCGAGTATACAAGTCCAACTGAGATGCAATTCTATCACTATAAAGACTTGTGGTTATACAGTCTGTCGgataaaaaatggcaaaag gtAGAAAGTCCTGGGTGTCCTACGAGTAGATCCGGTCACAGAATGACCAGTCTACGTAAACAGCTGATAGTATTCGGAGGCTACCATGACAACGGACGTAATTATAAGTACTACAATGATCTCTTTGTGTTTTGCACTGATACTAGAATATGGAGGAAAATTGAAACGCTCGGAAACGGACCATGTCCTCGCAGCGCTTGTCTCTTAATGCCTACCGGTCAAGACacg TTGGTGGTCTACGGAGGTTATAGTCGAGTCAAGGAAGGAAAAGCCGACCGTGGAGTCACACACGGTGATCTCTTCCGACTCGTCGCGACTACCAGTAGCGGTCCTAATAGTACACAGCCTACAAATTACCGTTGGGATTCTTTGAAAGGTGGTTCTCAACGTCCGACACCTCCGAGGAGTTCGTTTTCAGCATGTTTAGCTCCTGGAAATAAATGCTACGTATTTGGAGGAGTTCTG GATATGGAAGAAACTGAAGAGTTATTAACCGGTGAAATGTTCAATAGTCTTCATTGTTTGGAATTGGATAATGGAGTTTGGCGTAATGTGACATTTAAGCCTCAAAAAGTTGCGAAAATTCAAAAAGAAGGTGAAAATAAGGAAGTCGAAGAGGAGGAGGAAGAAAAAGTAGACGATCCTATAACTGTATGTTCCGATGGTATTTTTACGATGACGCTTTCCGGAGCGAAGTCATCTGCCGATAAAGGAACGGCGAACGTTGTCGGAAATGAAGGTAGCTCTAGTGTTGAAGGTCCGTGTCCGAGGATGAATGCAATGATTGCCGTTCAAAAGTCGACTTTGTATCTGTACGGTGGAATCTTAGAAAAAGGGGAGAAACAATTCACGTTGAGTGATATGTATTGTTTGG ATCTGCATAAATTAGAGGGTTGGAAAACGCTGTCATCTCAACCGTCGTTGCCGGAATGGTTGGGAAGCGATTCTGAGGAAGAGGGCGAAGAAGATGAGGGATCCGAGTCGGAGGAAAGCGGCAGTGAAGAGACAGAATCAGActaa
- the LOC143921415 gene encoding isocitrate dehydrogenase [NADP] cytoplasmic-like, with the protein MSSALKKVAFASANLGARALSSGKRIVAVNPVVEMDGDEMTRIIWEKIKERLIFPYVQVDCKYYDLGLPYRDSTEDQVTIDAAHAILKYNVGIKCATITPDEQRVEEFKLKKMWLSPNGTIRNILGGTVFREPILCKSIPKLVPGWTKPIVIGRHAHGDQYKAQDMVITKPGKVEIVVSSDDGAVQKVTLFQFKGSGVVMGMYNTDDSIKSFAHASFQVALQKKWPLYLSTKNTILKRYDGRFKDIFQDIYEETYKKDFEAAKIWYEHRLIDDMVAQGLKSSGGFVWACKNYDGDVQSDVVAQGYGSLGMMTSVLMCPDGRTLESEAAHGTVTRHYREHQKGKPTSTNPVASIYAWTRGLIHRARLDNTPELERFSTALEQACVDCIDSGKVTKDLAAAIHGLPNLKDGMYLHTTDFLEAIASQLEHNLSKK; encoded by the exons ATGTCGTCGGCGCTGAAAAAAGTGGCGTTCGCTTCGGCCAACTTGGGGGCGCGCGCtc TCAGCTCCGGCAAAAGGATCGTCGCCGTCAATCCCGTCGTCGAAATGGACGGAGACGAGATGACTCGCATCATTTGGGAGAAAATCAAGGAGAGATTGATCTTCCCATACGTTCaa GTCGACTGCAAATACTACGATCTGGGTCTTCCTTATCGTGACAGCACCGAGGACCAAGTCACCATTGACGCCGCTCATGCCATCTTGAAATACAACGTCGGCATCAAATGCGCTACCATCACACCCGACGAGCAAAGAGTCGAAG AATTCAAACTGAAGAAGATGTGGCTGAGTCCGAACGGAACGATCCGTAATATCCTCGGCGGAACTGTCTTCCGTGAGCCCATCCTCTGCAAGTCAATTCCCAAGCTGGTTCCCGGCTGGACCAAACCGATCGTGATCGGCAGGCACGCTCACGGCGATCAGTACAAAGCTCAAGATATGGTCATCACTAAACCCGGCAAG GTTGAAATCGTTGTGTCTTCCGATGACGGTGCTGTCCAAAAAGTCACACTCTTCCAATTCAAAGGCAGCGGTGTCGTGATGGGAATGTACAACACCGATGACTCGATCAAGTCATTCGCTCATGCCAGTTTCCAA GTCGCCCTGCAAAAGAAATGGCCGCTATACCTATCCACTAAGAATACAATCCTCAAGCGGTATGACGGAAGGTTCAAGGACATCTTCCAAGATATATATGAAGA aaCCTATAAGAAGGACTTCGAAGCTGCTAAGATCTGGTATGAGCATCGTCTCATCGACGACATGGTGGCTCAAGGTCTCAAGAGCTCCGGTGGCTTCGTATGGGCCTGCAAAAACTACGATGGAGACGTGCAATCAGACGTCGTCGCTCAA GGTTACGGATCTTTGGGTATGATGACATCCGTGTTGATGTGCCCCGATGGACGCACCCTGGAATCAGAAGCCGCCCATGGCACCGTCACCAGACATTACCGAGAACATCAAAAAGGGAAACCGACATCAACGAACCCCGTCGCTTCCATCTACGCATGGACCCGTGGATTGATCCACCGTGCTCGTCTTGACAACACACCAGAGTTAGAACGCTTCTCCACTGCTCTAGAACAG GCTTGTGTGGATTGTATCGATAGCGGAAAGGTGACCAAGGATCTGGCTGCGGCCATTCACGGGCTTCCGAATCTGAAGGACGGCATGTATCTTCATACAACAGATTTCCTAGAAGCTATTGCGTCACAACTAGAACACAATCTTTCCAAGAAGTAA
- the LOC143921434 gene encoding uncharacterized protein LOC143921434, translated as MSSIIVCNATFSRVSLQLVAVVIFSLVPVALPRQLPCSSRAHRDRVSHPPSTNEERSLLCTSPRGGGAPRSAILLKNRCEVECSITPFPEIQHNVPCIPHAVSGETSAVRGPEDEEAVTNETICSQEPPRLYINCIPRLVHVSL; from the coding sequence atgtcttcaattatagtatgtaacgcgacgttctcccgagtgtcccttcagttggtagcggtagtaaTATTTAGTTTGGTGCCCGTGGCTTTACCGCGCCAACTACCATGCTCATCTCGAGCGCATCGAGATCGAGTCTCTCACCCGCCATCCACCaacgaagaaagatctctcctgtgcacgtctccacggGGAGGTGGGGCCCCGAGATCcgccatcttgctgaagaaccgctgtgaggtcgagtgcagcATCACTCCCTTCCCTGAGAtccagcacaacgtcccctgtattcctcacgccgtttccggagaaacatcagccgtgagaggacccgaggacgaggaagctgttaccaacgagacgatttgcagtcaggagcctccccgactatatataaactgtatcccaaggttagttcacgtttccctataa